A stretch of DNA from Deltaproteobacteria bacterium:
TCATATTCAACAACTGAACGACAATATTCCCGCTTAACGGTGTGGGCCGGTATGCGGTGAAAGGATGTCGAGATATGGACAGCATTGAATCCCGGATAGATACAAAGTCTGATGAATATAAGAAGAACTATGAGCGGATGGAAACGCTCCTCGCCGAATTGCGGGAGGAACTGCGAAAGGCACGGGAGGACCGGTCGCAGAAAGCGCGTGATCGCCTGGCGGACCAAGGAAAACTTCCCATTCGCAGAAAGCTCGAGCTTCTCCTTGACCGGAATACCCCCTTTCTTGAAATAGCTCCACTGGCGGCCAGGGGCATGTATGACGGAGCTGTCCACGGAGCGGGTCTTGTATCGGGGATAGGCGTCGTGGAAGGAAAAGAGGTCCTGGTCAGCGGCAACGATCCGACCATCAAGGGCGGCGCGACCTATCCGATGACCGTGAAAAAAACGCTGCGTGTGCAAACGATCGTCATGGAAAACCGGTTGCCCGCCGTGACGCTCGTTGATTCGGCGGGCGGGTTTCTGCCCCTGCAGTCGGAGGTCTTTCCCGACATTGATGACGGCGGGAGAGTATTCTATAACCAGTCCATCTGTTCAAAGATGGGAATTCCCCAGATAACGGCGGTGATGGGGTTGTGCACGGCGGGCGGCGCGTATGTTCCCGCCATGTCGGACGAAACGGTGCACGTACGGGGAACGGGAGCGATCTTTCTCGGCGGACCGCCGCTGGTGAAGGCGGCAACCGGTGAAGAAGTGACGGCCGATGAGCTGGGAGGCGCCGATCTCCACTGCCGGGATTCGGGGGTATCCGATTATTTCGCGGAGGACGATACCCATGCCATCGAGATCCTTCGAAAGATAGTAAAGAACCTGCCTCCTGCTGAAAAATCCATGCATCCCTTGCAAGAGCCGGCACCTCCGCTCTATGACCCGAAAGAGATCTACGGTATCGTCAGCAGGGAACTGAAGGTGCCCTATGATGTCAGGGAAATCATCGCACGCATGGTGGACCGGAGCGAGTTCCTTGAGTTCAAGGAACTCTATGGCCCCACCCTGGTGTGCGGCTGGGCGTTTATCCATGGTTATCCCGTGGGAATCCTGGGGAACAACGGTGTCCTCTTTCCGGACAGTGCCCTGAAGGGGACCCAGTTCATCCAGTTGTGCGACCGGCGAAAAATCCCTCTCGTCTTTCTTCAGAACATCAACGGGTTCATCGTGGGCAGCGAATACGAACGACTTGGGATCACGAAGAACGGACATAAGATGGTCAACGCCGTATCGACGGCGACGGTGCCGAAGTTCACCGTTATCGTGGGTGCTTCCTACGGCGCGGGTAACTACGCCATGTGCGGCAGGGCGTACTCACCCCGCTTGCTCTGGATGTGGCCGAACGCGGAGATCGCCGTCATGGGTGGCGAACAGGCCGCGGGTGTCCTCGTTACACTTCGGAACGACCAGCTTGCCAAGGAGGGAAAGCCGCCCATGACCCCCGAGGAAGAGGCCCTCATACGGGACCCCCTTATCGAGAATGCCCGTAAGGAGAGCAATGCATTGTACAGCACGGCCAACATGTGGGATGACGGCATACTCGATCCCGCCGCTACCCGGGACGTGCTCGGCCTTGCCATTTCCGCCGCCGCGAACGCACCCATCCGTGATGATGTGTTCGGGTACGGTATTTTCAGAATGTAAGGGGCCGATAACCGGCTTCTGCGGCCGGCTGGGCCGGTCCCACTCGATATGACAGGTCAACCGGGAGATGACATGTTTAAAAAAATCCTTGTGGCGAACCGTGGGGAGATAGCCCGCCGTATCTTGAAGACCTGCCGGGAAATGGGCGTTGCCACGGTGGCCGTCTATTCCGATGCGGACCGTACCGCCCTCCATGTCCTGGAAGCAGACCAGGCGGTGTGCCTTGGTGAATCCGATCCGCTGGAAAGTTATCTGAACATAGACAAAATAATCGACGCCGCACGGGAAACCGGTGCGGAAGCGATCCATCCCGGATACGGGTTTCTGGCCGAGAACCCTGTATTTGCCGGCAGATGCGAAGAGGAGGGCCTTGTTTTCATCGGTCCTCCGGCGCGGGTGATAGAGGAACTGGGAGATAAAACGATCGCCCGCCGGACGATGATGGAAAGCGGTGTGCCCGTCATTCCGGGAATGATTTCAGCCGAGTCGGACCACGCGGTGCTTGCCCGTGAAGCCGAGGAGATCGGTTACCCCGTGCTCATAAAGGCGGCCGCCGGTGGCGGTGGGAAGGGGATGCGCATCGTCGAGAGAGCGGCCGCGTTCGAAGAGGCCTGTATTTCAGCCTCAAGCGAAGCCAAGAGTGCTTTCGGGAACGGTTCGATCTACCTCGAGAAATATCTGGTGCGGCCGAGACATGTCGAATTCCAGATACTGGCTGACCATCATGGGAATGTGGTTCACCTGCTTGAGCGGGAGTGTTCGATCCAGAGGCGTCACCAGAAGATAATCGAGGAGACACCCTCACCGGCCATGGATCCCGAGCTTAGAGAAGCCATGGGAAAGGCGGCCGTGGCCGCCGCCCGCGCCTCTGGATACCTCAATGCGGGTACCGTGGAGTTTCTGCTCGATCAGGACGGGAAATATTACTTTCTGGAAGTCAACACCCGTTTGCAGGTCGAGCATCCGATAACGGAGATGCTGACCGGTATCGATATCGTCAGGTGTCAGCTGGAAATCGCCGCCGGGCACCCCCTGCCGTTTTCCCAGAGCGATATCATCGGAAGGGGGCATGCCATCGAATGCCGGATATACGCGGAAGACCCGGAACAGGAGTTCTATCCTTCACCGGGGATGATCCACTTCATGCGTGAGCCCTCGGGACCGGGGGTCCGTAATGACTGCGGTGTGTATTCGGGCTTTCCGGTTCCCGTGGAGTATGCCCCGATCCTGTCGAAACTGGTAGTTCTCGCCGGGAACCGCGAACAGGCGGTGCAGCGGATGATACAGGCGCTGCGTGAATACGTTATCCTGGGGATCAGGACACCCATCCCATTTTTGATAGATGTGCTTCGTTCACGGGAATTTCAGAGCGGCGAGACCTTCACCGACTTCATTGCCGCTCACTTTTCAGATTGGAAACCGGAGAGGACCCACGCGGGCGAGGCCGCCGTCGCCTTTGTGATCGACGAACTGGCCGGCAGGAGGGGGACGCCGTCATTCAAGGGAAGCGAAGCGTCCCTTCGTTCTCCCTGGTTTACACTGGGGAATTGGGGTCGCTGAAAGGATCATGAGGAACAGGAGTAACAGGGGGCGCTGAGAGGATGGAATACCGGCTGAAGATCGACGATCAGATCATTCCTGTCGCTTGCGACACGGCGAAGGAGAACACAGTAGAGGTTTCCCTCGATGGAAAAGAGATGCACGTCAGTTATTCCCGTGTTTCCGATAATCAGCTCCATCTTGTGATAGACGGGATCGGTGTCACCGCCTATGTGACGGGCAACGGGGGGGAAAAGACCGTCGTTATAGCAGGTGTTCCGTATGTGGTTCGGGATGTTGATGCCCTGGAACAGGTTTCCCGAAACAGAAGGGGCCCCCGGGAAATTCCACAGGATATAACGCCGCCCATGCCCTCCGTTGTCGTCAGGATTCTCGTGGCTGCGGGTGACACGGTGATTGCCGGCAGCGGTGTCATCGTCGTCACGGCCATGAAAATGGAGACTACCCTGGCGGCGCCTTTTGACGGCACGGTGACGAGTATCAATGTTGCCGTGGGAGACAAGGTCATGCCCGGGCAGGTACTGGTCGATATTGAGAGGGACGGGGAGCCGGCGGCGGAGCAGCAGGAAGCAGGCGGCTGAATTCGAACCGGACGCGGATAAGGAGGTGCGTACCATGGATGAACGGCACGTATTGTATGATGTAAGGGACGGGGTCGCCTATATCACGATCAATCGAGAGCAGCAAAGGAATGCCATAACACCGGAGGCGGTGGCGCTTTTACACGAGTATCTGGACCAGGCGGCCCGTGACGAGGCCGTCAGGGTCGTGCAGGTGACCGGCGCCGGTGAGAAGGCCTTTTGCACGGGGGCTCAGCTCAGTGGGGCCGTATCGACTGAAGGCCGTGATGTGTTCGCCGACTACGCGGCGCTCCTGAACAAGATCGCGGGTTTTCCGAAACCGACAGTGGCACGGGTGAAGGGATTCTGCCTGGCCGGCGGCATGGGGTTCATGCTTGCCTGCGATATCGTGATCGCCAGTGACGATTCCCGGTTCGGAACGCCGGAAGTGAATGTCGGTCTCTGGCCGATGATGATCGGCGCCCTGATCTTCCGCAATGTGCTTCAGAAGAAGGCCATGGAAATGATCCTTCTCGGTGAGCGGTTGACGGCCCGGGAGGCACTCGACAGGGGGCTCGTTACCCGGGTGGTGCCGGCGGACAGGCTCGATGAGGAGGTGGCGGAGGTGCTGAAAGCCCTTGCCGCGAAGAGTCCCATCGGGATCAGGATCGGCAAGGAAGCGTTTTATGAGATGGAGGGCATGCAGCTTGCCGAGGCGCTTCAGTTCCTCGCAAAGAAGATCGGGGAAGTGGCGAGCACGGAAGATGCCGTGGAAGGCATTACGGCGTTCATCGAAAAAAGGCCGCCCGTATTCAAGGGAAGGTGATTTGTTGCGTGTGCGGCCGCTTCGCTGCGAGTGCATGGTGCCCGGAAAAAGGTCTAATCCACCCGAAACAATACCTGATTGAAAAACATTTTTCACAGACTGGGGGAGTGTACATGGGGAAAGAAAATCGTAAAGGAAAAGATAAGGTCATCATCGCCAACTGCAGCGGCTATTTCGGGGACCGGTTGGAGGCGGCGCGGGAACTGGTGCAGGGAGGCCCCATCGATTTTCTCACGGGGGACTATCTGGCCGAGCTGACCATGGCGCTCCTTTTCCGCCTGCGGCTCAAGAAACCTGAAGCGGGATACGTGCCGACCTTTCTCAAGCAGATGGAACAGGTCATGGGGGAGTGCCTCGACAGAAATATCAAGATCGTTTCGAACGCGGGCGGCCTGAATTCCCGAGGGCTCGTGGAAGAACTCCGGAAGATCGCCGATACCCTGGGTCTTCACCCGAAGATCGCCTGTATCGAGGGAGACGACCTGATGGGACGGCTGCAGGAGCTCCAGGAAGCCGGCGAAGCCTTCGTTCATCTCGACAAGGGGATCGCGCTCAAGGATGCGGGGGCCAATCCCATAACGGCAAATGCCTACCTGGGATGCTGGGGGATCGTCGAAGCCCTGTCGCGGGGTGCCGATATCGTCGTGGGAGGGCGGATCGCCGATGCGTCCCTGGTCATGGGCCCAGCGGCATGGTGGTTTGACTGGAAGCGCACCGACTGGGATAAACTTGCCGGCGCCGCCGTGGCGGGCCACATCGTGGAGTGCGGCGCCCAGGCAACAGGCGGCAATTACTCTTTCATTGATGAAGTGCCTTCCTTTGTCAATGTGGGCTATCCGATCGCGGAAGTGTTCGAGGACGGCTCCTCCGTTATCACGAAGCACCCCGGAACGGGCGGCCTGGTGTCGGTGGATACCGTCAAGGCCCAGCTTCTCTACGAGGTGAGAGAACCGAAGTATCTGACCCCGGACGCGGCGGCACGGTTCGATACCATCGGGATATCCCAGGAAGGCCCGGACCGGGTACGGATCACGGGTGTGAAAGGTGAGCCGCCGCCCGAAACGACCAAGGTCTGCATCAATAATCTCGGCGGATACCGGAACTCGATGACGATCGTGCTGACGGGCCTTGATATCGAAAAAAAGGCCCAGGTCTTCGAGGAAGCCCTGTTCGCGAGCATCGGCGGAAGAGGGACCTTTGCCGTCGAGGACGTTCAGCTTGTTCGTTCCGACAAGGAGGATCCCGCGGTCAATGACGAGGCCTTCGCCTATCTGCGGGTGTCGGTGATGGATCCCGACGCGAAGAAGGTAGGCAAATTCTCGGCGAAGATCGTCGAGCTGGGGCTTGCCAACATTCCCGGGTTTACGGCGACGGCGCCGCCCACAAAGGGAACGCCGGCGATCATGCACTGGCCGGCACTGATCTCCGTCAAGAACCTCCAGCAGAAGGTCGTGATGAATGGTGATGAGATTCCGGTGGAACCGCCTCCGGTGGAGCCCGGAGCCCCTGTTCCCGAGGCTTCGAGGGTCACGATCCCGCCGGTACCGGCAGGCAGGACTGTCAGGATTCCCCTGGGACGGGTCTTCGCTACCCGTTCAGGCGACAAGGGCGGTAACGCGAACCTGGGGGTGTGGGCAAAAACGCCCGAAGCCTATGCCTTCCTGCGGGAGTTTCTGACGACGGAACGGTTGAAGGAACTCCTGAAGGATATGAAGGACTATGACATGGAGCGCTACGAGATGCCCAATCTCCTGGCTGTTAATTTCTATATCAAGGGTGTTCTCGGTGAAGGTGTGGCCGCGTCGCTGCGGAGCGATCCCCAGGCCAAGACCCTCGGGGAATACCTGCGAGCGAAATATGCAGACATTCCGGAATCCATCGTACCAGATGACGTCAGGCCTCGATGAGAGGGAAAGGAGGTTCCCATGTATTTCGATGAAACACACGATGCCTTCAGAGATTCGATAAGACGCTTTGTCGACAAGGAAATCAACCCGAACATGGACGAATGGGAAGAGACGACGGCACCCCTGCACGACCTCTTCAAGAAGATGGGTGGTCTCGGATTTCTCGGTATCCGCTACGACCCGGCATACGGCGGACAGGGCCTTGATTACTGGTTCGAGACGATACTGCTGGAAGAGATCGGCAACGTTCACGGCATGGGTGTGCCCACGGCGATCGCCGTTCAGACCAACATGGCGACACCGGCGATCGACGCCTTTGGCAGCGAATATCTGAAAGAGACCTACCTGAAGCCCGCCATCGCCGGTGACATGGTCACCGCCATCGCCGTGACCGAACCCGACGCAGGGTCTGACGTCTTTGCCATCAAAACACGGGCCGTAAGAAAAGGTGACCACTATGAGTTGAACGGGTCGAAGACCTATATTACCAACGGGGTCCAGGCGGATTTCCTGACATTGCTGGCACGAACAGGGGAAGGGGACGGATACCATTCCTTCGGTCTTTTTGTGGTTCCCACAAATCTTCCGGGGTTTGTCGTGAGCAAGAAACTCGATAAATTGGGCCTCAGAAGCAGCGACACGGCGGAGCTCTTCTTCGACAACGTCAAGGTTCCCGTCGAGAACATGATCGGCGAGGAAGGAGAAGGGTTTATTTACCAGATGAAACAGTTCCAGCACGAGCGGTTCGCCATATTGCCGGGGACCCATGTCGCCGTGAGGAACATGGTGAACATGACCGTCGATTACCTGCGGCAGCGCATCGTCTTCGGGAAGCCGCTCATCACCAAGCAGGTCCTGAGACACCGATTGGCCGATTACCTGACGAAAAGCGAATGTCTCAAACAGCTGACATACCATATCGTCCGGATGAAGATGGAGGGTCGCGACGTGACCCGTGAAGTTTCCATGGGAAAACTGTTCGCGGGGCCGCTCATGTCCGAGGTTGCCGACGGATGCCTTCAGATGTTCGGTGGAATGGGATTCATGAACGAGACGAAGATCTCCCGGTATTACCGGGACGCCCGCATCATGTCGATCGGCGGCGGCGCCAACGAGGTCATGTCGGAAATTATAGCGCGCATCGAGGGTTTTTAGGATCACGATGGGAAAAATGAAGGAACAGAACGGCACCCCGTCACGGAGCGCGCTGCGCAGGCAGCGTGAACGGGAGCAACGCCTGAAGACCATCCTTGCCGCCGCTGAAACGCTCTTCGGCCGGAAGGGATACCACCAGACGAGCATTGAAGAGATCGCCGACATGGCGGAAGTATCAACGGGTGCCGTATACTTCTATTTCAAGAACAAGGAGGACCTCCTCATCACGCTGATGCAGGATATCGGCTACGACCTGCGGAAATTGCTCGGCGATGAGCTGCGGAAGGCGGAACTGTCCCTTGAGAGCCTCCGCAATATCGCCGTGGCGTTCCTGAATGATTTCTGCCTGCGGTATCCTGAGAAGATAACGATATTTTTCCGGGAATCCGTCGGTCAGAGCGCCGAGGTTGAAGAGCAGCGGAAAAAGCTCTTCATCAGACTGTCCTCTGATATCAGGGAGGCGGTAATCCGTATCGCTTCGGACCTGAACAGGGAGTTCGTTACCGACGCGTCCCCGGAACTCATTGCCGTCTGCATCGTCGGTATCTACGAACGCATCGCCTGCCATTACCTGCTCTGGCGGGGACATCCAGAGGACCTCGTCGATATTGCCGAGGAAACGGTATCCTTCATGCTGGGAGGTGTTACCAATCTCTTTCGTTCCTATGACCGCTGAATAACCCCGCCCGGACGGTGCTACCGGATGCTGTAGAAGGCTTCCTTTCCCCGGTATACGGCGGTTTCTCCCAGTTCTTCCTCGATTCGAAGCAACTGGTTGTATTTTGCCAGTCGCTCGCTTCTCGATACCGAGCCGCTTTTGATCTGCCCGCAGTTCATGGCGACCGCCACGTCAGCGATGTAGTGATCCTCCGTTTCCCCAGACCGGTGGGAAATGACCGTGGTATACCCCGCTTCCTTGGCACATTCGATGGTCTCGAGCGTTTCCGTGACCGTGCCGATCTGGTTGAGCTTGATGAGGATCGAATTGGCCACCCCGAGGGAGACGCCTTTCTTAAGGCGTTTCTTGTTCGTTACGAAGAGGTCGTCTCCCACGATCTGAACTTTGGAGCCCAGCGCCTCGGTCATGAGCTTCCAGCCGTCCCAGTCGTCTTCGGCCAGGCCGTCCTCGATGGAGATGATCGGATAGGAATCGACCAGGTTCCGGTAGAATTCCACCAGCTCGGGGGCTTTCTTCTTCGGTTTCTTCTCGGCGGCAAGTACGTAGGTCCCCTTGTGATAGAAGGAGCTCGCCGCGGCATCGAGAGCGATCCAGATATCCTCTCCCGGTTTGTATCTCGCCGCTTCTATCGCCTTGAGGATCAGTTCAACGGCCTCGGTGTTGGACGTGAGGTTCGGCGCGAAACCGCCCTCGTCACCGACCGACGTGCTGTATCCCTTCTTTTTCAGGACCATCTTGAGGTGTGCGAAGACCTCGCTGCACATCCGCAGGCCTTCCGCGAAATTCGGGGCTCCCACGGGCATGATCATGAACTCCTGGATATCGACATTATTATCGGCATGCTGGCCGCCGTTGAGAATATTCATCATGGGGATCGGGAGTTCCTTCGCGACGATCCCGCCGATATAGCGGTACAGGGGAAGACCCACGACCTCGGCCGCCGCGCGGGCACAGGCCAGTGATACTCCCAGGATGGCGTTGGCGCCGAGGTTGCCCTTGTTTTCCGTTCCGTCCAGCTCTATCATGGCCTGGTCGATCTCCCTCTGGTAGAGACAGTCCATGCCGATAATGGCCGGGCCGATGCGGTACATGACGTTTTCGATCGCGTTCAGGACACCCTTACCCAGGTACCTTTTTTTGTCGCCGTCGCGCAGTTCAAGCATCTCGTGCTCACCCGTGGAAGCCCCCGACGGTATGGAAGCCCTCGCGGTTATTTCGCTGCTGAGGGTGACCTCCGCTTCAACGGTGGGGTTTCCCCGTGAATCGAGTATTTCCCGGGCATATACATCAATGATCTCGGTCATAACGCCTCCTTGATGGGTTCGGTGGTTCGGGAAACTTGTATCACAGAATCCAGGAATCAATCCATAGTTTTTGATCACTGAAACAAGGGGATTGAGGTGTGGAGCGGACCGGCGGGGCTGCGTCCGTGCCGGTCTGAAGGTACGCGGGGCACCGGAAGGCGAGTATCGCACCGATGCCCGGGGAGACGAATGGTTATCGAGTTCCCTCTATCCGGCCGATGATGAGGGTGACCATTTCATCCACCTTCGCCGATGCCGACGACTTGATCTTTGCCGATTTTTTCTGGGCTTCGTCGAGCTGCTTCTTTGCTTCCTCGCGGGCGTCGGACAGGATCTTGTCCCGTTCCTTTTCCATATCGCCCAGGGCAAGCTCTTTTGAAAGGATATCCCCCGATTCCTTCTTCGCCCGTTCCATGATCTCCTTCGCCTTCTGCCTGGCTTCCGTGATCAGTCGTTCCGCTTCGCGCTCGATCTCCTGGATGGTTGTCTGCATCTGTTCGGCCATTGGCTTCTTCTCCTTTGGTGCTTTCCTTATCCTTTTTCGATTCTCCCGTATTCCTGGATGACCAGGTAGATCCCGTGATCGAAAATACGGATCGTCTTGTTGATGGTCTCCACCGCCTGATGGTGCTCAACGGCGGTGAGAAACGGGGCCTGGAAATCGGCGTAGAGCCACATGTGCCGCCGCATCATTATGAGCGCGTAAACCGCCTCGTGAAGAGGGATCTTGTTTCCGTGCTGGGTCCGCGCGTAGGCCGTGAAATAGTCGCGTACTTCCGTGTAGGGTTTCTCGCTGTGATAGATCCGCTCCAGTTTCTTGTAAAAGCCGATCGCGTTCTGCCGGCACTTTTCCTGTGGGACCCGGTGGTAAGACGGGGTCCTCGGGTTGCTTCTCACGGCGTTGCACCACTGGGTGGCGATCTCGTCACGGTGGGCTTCAAGAATGTTGATGAGCCTGTCGGCAAATACCTGTTTCATAACGCACCTCGCTGCGTCATCTCAAAGAAAAACATACTGGGTCGTCGTCTTCAGGACCCGCCTCACCACGTTTACCTGGGGGCGGAAAATGATGATCCTGTCGTCGCCGCGGGGCAGCGCCATGTCCAGCACCGCTTCAAGGACCTTGATTTCCAGGCCTTCCCGGGACCGTATGACGACACCCCCCTGGTCCGACGATACCTCCAAGAGGATCGGCAGCATCAGAAGCTGCTGTTCATCTTCACTGAGAATTCCCGCCAGGAAATGGAGCTCCTTTTTTTTGAACAGATGCCTGCTGCCGTCGCCGCACACGACATGCGGACGTTCTTCATGTAAGAGAGCGTCCAGAGACTTCCGCGCCCTTGGAAGATGGGCATTGATCGATCTGAGTTCCCCCACCAGGTAATCGGGGAATAGCTTTTCGGAAGACGCCATCAGTACGCGAAAGCCTCTCTCTTTTCTATCAGAAGCTTGACGTGTTTCAACCGCGCCACTTCCTCGCGGTCCCGCTCCTCGAACTTCATGTTCAGGTATTTGATGGTCTCGCCGAGGCCGGGGATCACGATATATTCCAACGCGTTGTTGATCCGTTTCACCTTGTTTATCTCAGCGCCGAGGAGCTCCAGGGCGCTTTCGAGTTCCGCCAGTTCGACCGTAGTGGCGAGGCAGCGCTGCGCCAGTTCGGTGCTTTTATCCAGGAGCGACGACGTGTCCGTCATGGGCCGCTGCCGGGCATGCACGTGCTCGGTCTTCTCGATTTCAAAAAGCGGTATCCTGACGCCCGCCACGTTCCGTATGCCGGCCGTTATTTCGATGATCCGTCCCGGGACCAGAAGCTCCTTCTCTATCTGGAAATCACCGTGGTATCCCGTCGCGATGGAAAGGGCCTTGTACGCTTCGGCATACTCGGCGAGGAGCCGCTCCTTGACCACGGCGCATTCCTTGACGGTCTGGAGAAATTCCATCACCAGGATGGAAAGACGGTCCTTGACGATCTTCTGTATCCTGGTGGCCAGCTTGAGCCGCCGTTTCAGCCTCGCCAGTTCGATCTTCGTCGGTCGCGTGACCTGAACTTTCGTCGCCATATCGTCACTCGGTAGCCTTCTTTTCCGGCAGATATTTCCGGATGTACTCTTCCTGTATCAGTTTGAGGTCCTCCCGGGGAAGCATGGAAAAGATGTTCCAGGCGATACCCAGGGTGTCCTCGACACTGCGCCGTTCGAACTGGTTCTGGGATATGAACTCCCGTTCAAACCGGTCGGCCGCTTCGAGATATATCTTGTCCCTGTCGCTCAGCGCCTCGGAG
This window harbors:
- a CDS encoding acetyl-CoA carboxylase biotin carboxylase subunit, producing the protein MFKKILVANRGEIARRILKTCREMGVATVAVYSDADRTALHVLEADQAVCLGESDPLESYLNIDKIIDAARETGAEAIHPGYGFLAENPVFAGRCEEEGLVFIGPPARVIEELGDKTIARRTMMESGVPVIPGMISAESDHAVLAREAEEIGYPVLIKAAAGGGGKGMRIVERAAAFEEACISASSEAKSAFGNGSIYLEKYLVRPRHVEFQILADHHGNVVHLLERECSIQRRHQKIIEETPSPAMDPELREAMGKAAVAAARASGYLNAGTVEFLLDQDGKYYFLEVNTRLQVEHPITEMLTGIDIVRCQLEIAAGHPLPFSQSDIIGRGHAIECRIYAEDPEQEFYPSPGMIHFMREPSGPGVRNDCGVYSGFPVPVEYAPILSKLVVLAGNREQAVQRMIQALREYVILGIRTPIPFLIDVLRSREFQSGETFTDFIAAHFSDWKPERTHAGEAAVAFVIDELAGRRGTPSFKGSEASLRSPWFTLGNWGR
- a CDS encoding enoyl-CoA hydratase/isomerase family protein, coding for MDERHVLYDVRDGVAYITINREQQRNAITPEAVALLHEYLDQAARDEAVRVVQVTGAGEKAFCTGAQLSGAVSTEGRDVFADYAALLNKIAGFPKPTVARVKGFCLAGGMGFMLACDIVIASDDSRFGTPEVNVGLWPMMIGALIFRNVLQKKAMEMILLGERLTAREALDRGLVTRVVPADRLDEEVAEVLKALAAKSPIGIRIGKEAFYEMEGMQLAEALQFLAKKIGEVASTEDAVEGITAFIEKRPPVFKGR
- a CDS encoding methylcrotonoyl-CoA carboxylase — its product is MDSIESRIDTKSDEYKKNYERMETLLAELREELRKAREDRSQKARDRLADQGKLPIRRKLELLLDRNTPFLEIAPLAARGMYDGAVHGAGLVSGIGVVEGKEVLVSGNDPTIKGGATYPMTVKKTLRVQTIVMENRLPAVTLVDSAGGFLPLQSEVFPDIDDGGRVFYNQSICSKMGIPQITAVMGLCTAGGAYVPAMSDETVHVRGTGAIFLGGPPLVKAATGEEVTADELGGADLHCRDSGVSDYFAEDDTHAIEILRKIVKNLPPAEKSMHPLQEPAPPLYDPKEIYGIVSRELKVPYDVREIIARMVDRSEFLEFKELYGPTLVCGWAFIHGYPVGILGNNGVLFPDSALKGTQFIQLCDRRKIPLVFLQNINGFIVGSEYERLGITKNGHKMVNAVSTATVPKFTVIVGASYGAGNYAMCGRAYSPRLLWMWPNAEIAVMGGEQAAGVLVTLRNDQLAKEGKPPMTPEEEALIRDPLIENARKESNALYSTANMWDDGILDPAATRDVLGLAISAAANAPIRDDVFGYGIFRM
- a CDS encoding biotin/lipoyl-binding protein, whose translation is MEYRLKIDDQIIPVACDTAKENTVEVSLDGKEMHVSYSRVSDNQLHLVIDGIGVTAYVTGNGGEKTVVIAGVPYVVRDVDALEQVSRNRRGPREIPQDITPPMPSVVVRILVAAGDTVIAGSGVIVVTAMKMETTLAAPFDGTVTSINVAVGDKVMPGQVLVDIERDGEPAAEQQEAGG
- a CDS encoding TetR/AcrR family transcriptional regulator translates to MKEQNGTPSRSALRRQREREQRLKTILAAAETLFGRKGYHQTSIEEIADMAEVSTGAVYFYFKNKEDLLITLMQDIGYDLRKLLGDELRKAELSLESLRNIAVAFLNDFCLRYPEKITIFFRESVGQSAEVEEQRKKLFIRLSSDIREAVIRIASDLNREFVTDASPELIAVCIVGIYERIACHYLLWRGHPEDLVDIAEETVSFMLGGVTNLFRSYDR
- a CDS encoding DUF61 family protein, with the protein product MASSEKLFPDYLVGELRSINAHLPRARKSLDALLHEERPHVVCGDGSRHLFKKKELHFLAGILSEDEQQLLMLPILLEVSSDQGGVVIRSREGLEIKVLEAVLDMALPRGDDRIIIFRPQVNVVRRVLKTTTQYVFL
- a CDS encoding DUF1446 domain-containing protein, giving the protein MGKENRKGKDKVIIANCSGYFGDRLEAARELVQGGPIDFLTGDYLAELTMALLFRLRLKKPEAGYVPTFLKQMEQVMGECLDRNIKIVSNAGGLNSRGLVEELRKIADTLGLHPKIACIEGDDLMGRLQELQEAGEAFVHLDKGIALKDAGANPITANAYLGCWGIVEALSRGADIVVGGRIADASLVMGPAAWWFDWKRTDWDKLAGAAVAGHIVECGAQATGGNYSFIDEVPSFVNVGYPIAEVFEDGSSVITKHPGTGGLVSVDTVKAQLLYEVREPKYLTPDAAARFDTIGISQEGPDRVRITGVKGEPPPETTKVCINNLGGYRNSMTIVLTGLDIEKKAQVFEEALFASIGGRGTFAVEDVQLVRSDKEDPAVNDEAFAYLRVSVMDPDAKKVGKFSAKIVELGLANIPGFTATAPPTKGTPAIMHWPALISVKNLQQKVVMNGDEIPVEPPPVEPGAPVPEASRVTIPPVPAGRTVRIPLGRVFATRSGDKGGNANLGVWAKTPEAYAFLREFLTTERLKELLKDMKDYDMERYEMPNLLAVNFYIKGVLGEGVAASLRSDPQAKTLGEYLRAKYADIPESIVPDDVRPR
- a CDS encoding V-type ATP synthase subunit D — encoded protein: MATKVQVTRPTKIELARLKRRLKLATRIQKIVKDRLSILVMEFLQTVKECAVVKERLLAEYAEAYKALSIATGYHGDFQIEKELLVPGRIIEITAGIRNVAGVRIPLFEIEKTEHVHARQRPMTDTSSLLDKSTELAQRCLATTVELAELESALELLGAEINKVKRINNALEYIVIPGLGETIKYLNMKFEERDREEVARLKHVKLLIEKREAFAY
- the eno gene encoding phosphopyruvate hydratase; this encodes MTEIIDVYAREILDSRGNPTVEAEVTLSSEITARASIPSGASTGEHEMLELRDGDKKRYLGKGVLNAIENVMYRIGPAIIGMDCLYQREIDQAMIELDGTENKGNLGANAILGVSLACARAAAEVVGLPLYRYIGGIVAKELPIPMMNILNGGQHADNNVDIQEFMIMPVGAPNFAEGLRMCSEVFAHLKMVLKKKGYSTSVGDEGGFAPNLTSNTEAVELILKAIEAARYKPGEDIWIALDAAASSFYHKGTYVLAAEKKPKKKAPELVEFYRNLVDSYPIISIEDGLAEDDWDGWKLMTEALGSKVQIVGDDLFVTNKKRLKKGVSLGVANSILIKLNQIGTVTETLETIECAKEAGYTTVISHRSGETEDHYIADVAVAMNCGQIKSGSVSRSERLAKYNQLLRIEEELGETAVYRGKEAFYSIR
- a CDS encoding acyl-CoA dehydrogenase family protein, with product MYFDETHDAFRDSIRRFVDKEINPNMDEWEETTAPLHDLFKKMGGLGFLGIRYDPAYGGQGLDYWFETILLEEIGNVHGMGVPTAIAVQTNMATPAIDAFGSEYLKETYLKPAIAGDMVTAIAVTEPDAGSDVFAIKTRAVRKGDHYELNGSKTYITNGVQADFLTLLARTGEGDGYHSFGLFVVPTNLPGFVVSKKLDKLGLRSSDTAELFFDNVKVPVENMIGEEGEGFIYQMKQFQHERFAILPGTHVAVRNMVNMTVDYLRQRIVFGKPLITKQVLRHRLADYLTKSECLKQLTYHIVRMKMEGRDVTREVSMGKLFAGPLMSEVADGCLQMFGGMGFMNETKISRYYRDARIMSIGGGANEVMSEIIARIEGF